From the genome of Nicotiana tabacum cultivar K326 chromosome 2, ASM71507v2, whole genome shotgun sequence:
AATCTTCATGCATATGTTTTGGGTGCATCATGCGGGTTGGTTCGCTCGGGTCGGATAGATTGCCGAGTGCCAGTCAcatggatttgggtcgtgacaaaactaAAAATTCTCTCGGCTCTCTTTCCTTTAGTTTTATGTTTACTTTTATTAGTAaaatttctaatattattttttttttgttattttaattttgatttataaaattattgttctattaaatttttttttattgtttagcTAAATATTGCATAGTTTGATTTAAAAAAATTGACATACCATTCATCGACAAAAGTAATTATTAACTTGTCTTAAGTTTGAATACACTTAATGAAATTTTTGGTTACGCCATTAAATATAAGACGCGTTTGAAAATAAAGGAATTCAAAAAGAGGAAAGAGCACGGGTTGTTTGTCTTAGTGTGCCTGTCTAAAAGTGTAGTTATGTGCAAGGGCATATGAATATTTCAAGTAGTAAATGCTAATGTCCGGTCAAAGATTGTTCTTGTTTTTTCTCTATATAAATAAGGAGTAATATTTCCTCTTTAATTATCCCCACCGTCCCAAACCCTAAGAACACGGTTTGGGCCCACCAATCGCGTCCTAATTATAGTTCTAATTTATTCGACATAATTTGATTATATACTAAGCACACTCAAAGGTGGAGAACAAAAAATTACCAGATATTAAGGACATATCTAAAGAGGATACGGGAGAGACATGTACACTTTCTTTTTTTGAACAGGTAAAAGTGCTCGACAGAAAAGAAGAATTTTAAAACTTAATAATATTAAACATACAAGTATATAATATATGTGTGGTTATATACATTTGAAACTTATAATATTAAATATGTTATAACATTTAAATGATTATTAAAATTTATCATTAAAGATATAATTTAAGTATTGaattaatttaaatttataacatttctttttttcttcctaGATTAAAAAGAAAATCTGAAATGTAAGGGGTAGTTTATAAACCAAATCAGGTTTGTTTAACTTAATACAGTAGTAAACCAAAATAAAGAAAGTAGTAGGAGTAGTACATAGTACTATTAGAATTATTTATAATTAAGTAATAGAATTACGTATTAGGTATTAAAAGTATCCGTAAACATATACTATTACAACTTGATACATGCACCAGACCACTCACTATTgttcctctttccatatctctGTTATTCTTTTCAGTTTCACTCTCTTTTTATAGTAGTTTCCATCTGGGAattccttttcattttcattttcatttccctttttttcaacttaaatcatTACTAGTACTTGATATTCAGTCACAGCAATCACTTCTTGACTACTATTTGGGGTTAAGCAAGACTAGACTACAAATTACAATACAAATTTGGGTAAGAAAATTAATcactttcttttttctctttacatatttatTCCATATTGATGGGATTTCACCAGCAGATTTTCACATAAAGCAATGAGGGTCattattctttttttaatttttaagcaGGTGTGAGATTTTGGGCTAAGATCATGCAACGTTGACGCGTTGACTTTAGCAATTTTTTCAGATTCCTGAAGATATATTATGCTTTTTCTTCAGGTATTTTCCCTGTTTGGGGAGAGTGGGTAGCTTAAAGGTAGATTCTTGATGCTGTTAATAAGAAAGAGGTGCTGAAAATCAGTGAAATTTCCAATTCTTTTATATTCTCAACTCTTCAGTTCAAGCATATTCTCTGAGATTATGGGCTAAGATCACATAACATTGACCTATTGACTTGAGCAATTTTTGCCTGATTTCTTGAAGTATTTTCTCTGTTTGGGGAAGTGGGTAGCTCAAAGATTGAATTTTTGGTGTTGTTAATAAGAAAGGGGTGCTGAAAATCAGTGAAATTTCCAATTCTCTCATTCTCAACTCTTCAGTTCAAGCATGTTTTCTGAGGTTGTGGGCTAAGATCACATAACATTGACTTATTGACTTAAGCAATTTTTGCCTGATTTCTTGAGGTATTTTCTCTGTTTGGGGAAGTGGGTAGCTCAAAGATTGAATTTTTTGTGTTGTTACTAAGAAGGGGTGCTGAAAATCAGTGATTTCCAATTCTCTCATTCTCAACTCTTCAGTTCAAGCATGTTTTCTGAGGTTGTGGGCTAAGATCACATAGCGTTGACTTATTGACTTTACCAATTTTGCCTGATTTCTTGAGGTATTTGCTCTCTTTGGGGAAGTGAGTAGCTCAAAGATTGAATTTTTGGTGTTGTTAATAAGAAAGGAGTGCTGAAAATCAGTGAAATTTCCAATTCTCTCATTCTCAAATCTTCAGTTCAAGCATGTTTTCTGAGGTTGTGGGCTAAGATCACATAACATTGACTTATTGACTTAAGCATTTTTTGCATGATTTCTTGAGGTATTTTCTCTGTTTGGGGAAGTGGGTATCTCAAAGATTGAATTTTGTGTGTTGTTACTAAGAAGGGGTTCTGAAAATCAGTGAAATTTCCAATTCTCTCATTCTCAACTCTTCAGTTCAAGCATGTTTTCTGAGGTTGTGGGCTAAGATCACATAGCATTGACTTATTGACTTTACCAATTTTGCCTGATTTCTTGAGGTATTTGCTCTGTTTGGGGAAGTGGGTAGCTCAAAGATTGAATTTTTGGTATTGTTAATAAGAAAGGGGTGCTGAAAATCAGTGAAATTTCCAATTCTCTCATTCTCAACTATTCAGTTCAAGCATGTTTTCTGAGGTTGTGGGCTAAGATCACATAGCGTTGACTTATTGACTTTACCAATTTTGCCTGATTTCTTGAGGTATTTGCTCTCTTTGGGGAAGTGGGTAGCTCAAAGATTGAATTTTTGGTATTGTTAAGAAGAAGGGGAGCTGCTTTTTAAGTAAGTTGTGAAAGCTAGATATTAGGAATCTGAAAAAAGATTGACTTTTTAGCATATCCCTTGTCCATTTGAGCTGATATGTTTCTGTTTTATCTTAAAACTTTACtttggatgatgattttggaataGAATTAACTATTTAGGTGGACTGGTTCTTTTGGATTCAAGGATTTGGAGTCTGAAATCAATAAATGTTTGATCATGGCCGGGCTTATTAGTGATATTTTTCCTCTCTCAGGGATGAATTTTTGCTAGTAAATTACCAAGATTAAGTTGGACTAAATGGAGAGCGGCAACGAGCTTTCGTCATCCTTGAGTTTTGCTTCGTCTTCTTATGTATCAAACGGTTGCAGTAGCCCCCAAGAACCAGGGCCAAATCTTGATCTTTTGACTAATCTAAGTGGTAATCTTGAGAAGCTCCTGCTTAATCCTGAATATGACTACAGCGATGCAGAAATAGTTGTTGAGGGGATTAGTGTTGGTGTTAATCGCTGTATTTTGGCTGCACGAAGCCAGTTTTTCCACGAAAAGTTGAAGAAGCACAATGAGAATACCTCAAAAGATGAAAAGCCCAAGTATTTGCTGAAGGATTTGGTGCCTTTTGCCTCAATTGGATATGAAGTATTCTTGGTTTTCCTGAATTATTTGTATACTGGAAAGATTAAGCCTTCTCCTCCAGAAGTTTCGACTTGTGTTGATAATGTGTGTGCTCATGATGCTTGTCGCCCTGCCATTAATTATTTCGTGGAACTAATGTATGCTTCATCCACCTTTCAAATCAACGAACTCGCTATGGTCGTAGAGGTCAGTGTTTGTTTTGCTGGTTAAATTCTATTTGCATAACAAATACCAAATACATTTGGCTCTCATTCTTGAACTACCATAcggtcagacctctctataacaagaTCCTTATATAACAATCATTCAGTATAAAAGCCAAAAAAATGTTAGAACAAActatgttgttatagagaggtttgactaaATAACTATCCTTGTGATACAGTCAGTTAGGCATACTGAATATAAATCAAATGCTTGAGTTAGACGCAGTTTCTTGACATTCTTTCATGTTTGTCTCGTATAAGGATTTCTGTTGAAATGCTGATGACCTAGGGTCTGATGAATAAATACGAGTATGAGGTGTATGTTTTTGAATGCTTGTAAAGGGTCTGAATTAATAAGTAGGATGTGACAGCTAGTACGAGGTTTATGATTTTAATGCTTTGCCGCGAAGATAGCGTCTCAATATCTTAGTAGAGTCCCAAGTTATTCTAGTACTACTATATATGTTTCTTGATAATACAATAAAGAAAGGCCTAGCTATTGAATTTATGGTGGCAATATACTAGATAAGAAATCACAGAAGCTTTCTATAAGATTTCTATTGCTTCTAACTTTGTAGTTACGTTGTTTTTCATTTGAAGAATATTCTGTTCACCTGCAGCGTCGTCTTGTCAACTTCGTCGATAAGGCTAGTCCGGAGGATGTGATTCCTATACTTTTAGTTGCCTTTCACTGCTCGTCTAATCAACTTCTTGAGCACTGCATCCAGAGAGTGGCACGATCCGATCTAGACAATGCTACTCTTGAGAAAGAACTCCGTCATGAAGTTTTGACTGACATAAAAACAAGGCGCCTCAAGTCTCGACAAGAACTTGAACAGGATTCAATAGAAGTGGACTCCTTAAGTGAAAAAAGAATTAGGAGGATTCTGAAGGCTCTGGAATCCGATGACATTGAATTACTTAAGTTACTTCTTGAAGAGTCTAATGTCACTTTAGACGATGCTTGTGCTCTTCATTATGCAGCTGCTTATTGTAACTCCAAGGTTGTGAATGAGGTCCTCGAGCTGGATTTAGCTGATGTCAATCTTCAGAACTCCCGAGGATATAACGTCCTTCACGTTGCTGCTAGAAGAAAGGAGCCATCAATAATAATGGGACTACTTGAAAAAGGAGCATCTTTCTTGAATACTACACGGGATGGAAACACAGCACTATCTATCTGTCGGAGATTGACTCGGCCAAAGGATTATAATGAGCCAACAAAGCAAGGGAAAGAAACTAATAAGGACCGCATATGCATTGATATTTTGGAGAGAGAGACGAATAGGAATCCTATGGTTGGGATCATGTCTTCGTCGTCATTGGTGTTGGCTGATGAATTACTCATGAGGttgcttttatttgaaaatagagGTAACTTAGTTCAATTATAATCTGAAGTGAACTCTTCTAGTGATTGAGTATTTACATGTATACACTTATCCGAGCTGTCCAATTATTTCAAATCCCATGCTTAGTATAGTTGTTTGTGTTAGCAGCTATCCTTAGACTGAAGTTTTATCTGTCTAAAGAACACTCGCTTTATACAATTATGGGGTAATAAAAATGTTAAAAGTCTAGTTGGTGTAATCTAGGCTCTCACCATTCTCTTCTCCTCAGTTACATTATTTGAATGTACCTAATTTGTAATTTCTTGCAGTGGCATTGGCGCGAATGTTATATCCTCATGAAGCCAAGCTGGCTATGGAAAAAGCACATGCTCATTTGACGCTGGAGTTTACTGGAATTTCAGC
Proteins encoded in this window:
- the LOC107762702 gene encoding BTB/POZ domain and ankyrin repeat-containing protein NPR1, translated to MESGNELSSSLSFASSSYVSNGCSSPQEPGPNLDLLTNLSGNLEKLLLNPEYDYSDAEIVVEGISVGVNRCILAARSQFFHEKLKKHNENTSKDEKPKYLLKDLVPFASIGYEVFLVFLNYLYTGKIKPSPPEVSTCVDNVCAHDACRPAINYFVELMYASSTFQINELAMVVERRLVNFVDKASPEDVIPILLVAFHCSSNQLLEHCIQRVARSDLDNATLEKELRHEVLTDIKTRRLKSRQELEQDSIEVDSLSEKRIRRILKALESDDIELLKLLLEESNVTLDDACALHYAAAYCNSKVVNEVLELDLADVNLQNSRGYNVLHVAARRKEPSIIMGLLEKGASFLNTTRDGNTALSICRRLTRPKDYNEPTKQGKETNKDRICIDILERETNRNPMVGIMSSSSLVLADELLMRLLLFENRVALARMLYPHEAKLAMEKAHAHLTLEFTGISATNGLSRNLRGVDLNELPSEQVKRLQERLCALQKTVDTGRRFFPNCSEVLDRLLEDDMLDSLTLERGTAEEQRLKKMRYTELKDDVMKAFNKDKAEKYWEGFSASSSSSSSPKTSVSHKIRKK